The following are encoded in a window of Castanea sativa cultivar Marrone di Chiusa Pesio chromosome 9, ASM4071231v1 genomic DNA:
- the LOC142611153 gene encoding phosphoribosylaminoimidazole carboxylase, chloroplastic-like, with protein sequence MGHVTSVGPSMGDVEERLKSILKEEGSDCKAAVTPRVGIIMGSDSDLSVMKDAARILNMFGVPYEVKIVSAHRTPEMMFSYASSALERGIQIIVAGAGGAAHLPGMVAALTPLPVIGVSMRASALDGLDSLLSIVQMPRGVLVATVAINNATNASLLAVRMMGIRDADLLARMSQYQEDTRNDVLRKAEKLEKDGWESYLNP encoded by the exons ATGGGCCATGTCACAAGTGTTGGGCCTTCCATGGGTGATGTGGAAGAACGATTAAAATCAATTCTGAAGGAAGAAGGTTCTGATTGTAAGGCTGCAG TAACACCACGTGTTGGGATCATTATGGGTTCTGATTCAGATCTTTCTGTTATGAAGGATGCTGCAAGGATTTTGAATATGTTTGGTGTGCCTTATGAG GTGAAAATAGTTTCAGCTCACCGGACCCCTGAAATGATGTTTTCTTATGCCTCATCTGCCCTGGAGAGAGGCATTCAGATTATTGTTGCTGGTGCTGGAGGTGCAGCCCACTTACCAG GTATGGTAGCTGCACTCACTCCCTTGCCTGTTATTGGCGTCTCCATGCGTGCTTCTGCATTGGATGGACTTGATTCACTCCTGTCCATTGTGCAG ATGCCAAGGGGTGTTCTAGTTGCAACAGTTGCAATAAACAATGCTACCAATGCAAGTTTGCTCGCAGTAAGGATGATGGGGATTCGAGATGCTGACCTATTGGCAAG AATGAGCCAGTATCAAGAAGACACAAGAAATGATGTCTTGAGAAAAGCAGAGAAGCTGGAAAAGGATGGTTGGGAGTCCTATTTGAATCCATAA